AGGATCGCCTTCTTTAGTTCCTGTGGACCAAAGGACACAACGGTCCGTCTTAAAGCTCCTCAGAGGCGTTTTAGGCAGCAGGGTCTGAGCCGCGCGTCACCCACCGTGTTTTTACAGAGGTCCTTGTAGGTGCCCAGCATGCCCTTCTTCTTGGCCCACTCAGGCATGACTTCAGGGTCCGGAACGACGATTCCCACCAGACAGGACTGAGGAGAGAAAGCGTTTGGCTTGTTCTCAGTGGATTAGAGTGAGTGCGTGCCCTGGGAGGGAGAACACGGACACCGTTGAGCCTAGACCTCCAGAACGTCTGTAAACGCCTACCTGCAGACTGTCTCCGTGAACGTAGAGCTGGGCCACAGGTTGGCTCCTGATGTAGATGTTCTCGATCTTCTCGGGGGAGATGTACTCGCCCTGCGCCAGCTTGAAGATGTGCTTCTTCCTGTCGATGATCTTCAGCGTGCCGTTCTACAGGGGAGACACCATGAGAGGAGGAACCAGGCGCAATGCGCCGTCAGCGGGTCTGTGTACGTACAGGCAGCCATTTGCCGATGTCGCCCGTGTGCAGCCAGCCGTCGGGGTCCAGCGTCTCGGCCGTTCTCTCCGGGTCCTTGAGGTAGCCCTTGAACACGTTCGGCCCCTTCACACAAACCTAGGTGGGAAATGGAAGATTGGGCAAAGGCTGAAGGTGAAAAGGCTGACGCGCTCACGCGTTGAATGTGTCCGAGCGTTGTTCCTCTGCTCCGCTCACCTCTCCTTCTCCCTTAGCGGCAAAGTAGTTCTTCTCAGGGACGTCTACCAGTCTGATGAGGTTGCACGGCAGCGGGGCTCCGACGTGACCTATTCACAGGCACAGGAAGAAGAACCTTCAGAAGACACACGTGTGATGAGGTACCGGAGCcgagcagcagggggcgacgCTGCACTGCCTTTTATTCATGATGCTATCGGCTACCAACATGTCTCCTGTTAAGAAACGCAGCTCAGCAGCTTGTATGGATTTATTATTTTGACATCAAACATCCTCTCTCAAAAatacaacaaagaaaaaaaatgaatggcTTCTGTCATTGGATCTTCTTTAATAGTCATTTAATGTACACTGGTTTAAAAGGAGCCATGGTTAATGTTCAGTGAAAAAGTAAGAAAATCAAGTGATTATTTCACACGTCTTGTTACGTGTTGTTACTATTAGATTTAAAGCTTTGTTCGCATGTTAATGGATGTTTTACAGCATGAACTCCTTTATTAGCAGAAATCTCCACTGTCtcgtgttctgcagcagctgctctgtggtgaaTATCAACATTTGCCTGATGATAATTGTGTCCAACCAGTGCTGATATAATCACGGATCTGGACTTTACCTTCATCTCTGAGTCTCATCAGTCATTTAGAGGGAATCACAGTGTGGGTTCAACCTGCATTTTGTCATTTagataaaataattattaatatggAAAACACTTTACTTTTAGCCATTACTTGGTCTGAAATCTGTCAAAGTTCTTCCCATGAATCAGACGGTAACAACTACAGGTCATTAAGCCGGTGGATTAAGACGACCATTCAGCCCAGTGCAGACTGACAGCTCCTCTTTCACACTTGCTTGTTGGTTTTGGCTTTGACCTGGTTGGAAACCTGTAGTGTCGCAACAGCTAGTTCTTCAAAGTGTCTCTTGTGTTTTACCCTGATCTTCCAGAAATTCCACCTTCCGACTCACCGCCGTGTTGTTGTTTCCCCTTGAACGCCAATGATCAACCACTGACCGCGGGGAGAGCTGATAACGAGTTATGTCATTATCTGAGTATCTGTATCCAAAGGCTTCTACAGTTCAGTCTGCTTTACAGTCAGCGACCTTCCACCTGTGCTTCACTTCATGATGGGGACAAGGATCGGAGGGCCTCTGCTTTCTGTTACCTGTGGTGGAGTCTCCAGGTGTGGTGTAGGTGCAGCCAGCTGTGCACTCTGTCTGACCGTAGGCCTCGTACACCTGAACACGGGGCAACAAGCAGGTGTTCAGTTGTTTCTCATCACATGTGTATCTGCACATGCAGCGTGGACTCAACCAGTGCCTCAGAGAAAGAGCTGTGTCTTTAGCTGCTCCATTATGTTGAGGAAACAGCAAAGCTAAAAGCTGCAAACACCTGTCAGCTATGTTGAAGCTGGAGCTAAACAGTCGGCTATAAAGGCGTTCAGGCCAGTTATCTGCAGATTCATCGTCACAGCTCGTCCACTGTTTTTCACTGTGTTATCTGATActtcaaataaaaatgtgaaggATGTCAATTACAGGGAAGTAGTTTAacaatagagtgtgtgtgtctgtgcgtgcgtgtgtgtgcatgtgcgtgcgtctgtgtgtgtgtgcgtgtgtgtgtgtctgtgtgtctgtgtgtgtgtgtgtgtgtgtgtgtgtgtgtgtgcgtgtgtgtgtctgtgcgtgcgtgcatgtgtgtgtgcatgtgcgtgcgtctatgtgtgtgtgtgtgtgtgtgtgtgtgtgtctgtgtgtgcgcgtgcgtgtgtccgtgcgtgtgtgtgtgtgtccgtgcgtgtgtgtgtgtgtgtgtgtgtgtgtgtgcgtgtccgtgcgtgtgtgtgtgtctgtgtgtctgtgtgcgcgtgcgtgtgtgtttgcgtgtgcatgtgtgtttgcgtgtgtgtgtgcgtgtatgtgtgtgtgtgtctgtgcgtgcgcgtgcgtctgcatgtgtgtgtgcgtgtgtgtgtgcgcgtgtgtgtgtgcgtgtgtgtatgtgtgtgcgtgcgtgcgtgcgcgcgtgcgtgcgcgtgcgtgcgcgtgtgtgtgtgcgtgcgcgtgtgtgtgtgcgtgtgcgtgtgtgcgtgtgtgcgtgcgtgtgtgtgtgtgtgtgtgtccgaccTGGCATCCCAGAGCTGCTCGGAGGAACCCCAGGACAGTGGGCGAGGTAGGAGCTGCTCCCGTTATGATCATCCTCAACCTCCCCCCGAGGCTGTTCTGTTCAAAGGGGACAAACCTCATTCAGCCTAACGGAGCCGACCCTGTAGACGGCCACTTGTTGTGCTTGGAGCCGCACACTTACCTGGATTTTACTGAAGAAGATTTTGTCCCACATGCTGTCGTTGCGGATGATGCCACAGCTGACTTCTGCACTTTTCCTCTTGGCTGCAAAGTTGAGCAGCCAACGTTTCCACGAGCTGTTCGCCTGACTGAAGATCTGCAGAGGGTCAGGGGCACCACACGCTCGTCAGTCGGGACCGGTCGGTCCCTTCTGAACAAAGCTGCATTCTCCATTCAGATCCTTCTTAGTAAAGCTGCCTGATGCATTTCTAAAGAACCCCGTctgtcatttacagtatgaCTCTATACAGTAGGTGGATCAATTTCCCCTCTTCTTCAATCTGCAACTTCCCCAAATGTCAGAGCATGAGTCCGATTCCCAAACACTGAGCGTCGTCTCACCTTGTCGTACATACGGTTGAGCAGTCGAGGCACAACGGGGAAGATGGTCGGGCGGAGGGCCTTCATGTCGTCCGGGAGCAGACGGATGTCGCCCTGATAGAACCCGATCCGTCCTCCGTGGCAGTAAACCACTGACTGTGGACGCAGAGAAACACATTACTGATGAATCTAGAAACACTTCCTGGGCCTTTGTGTTAAATACTGAGGCATCAGTGGGAACCGATGTCCGAGCTTTTGACTGGCATCACAtgagtcagacatcagtcaatTTGCAGAAAGGGGAAACTCGTCACACCGTGATGTACGGGAAAACATTCACAGTCAGTGGACATACTGTGAACTGGACTTACAATCACAGCATCAGATTGACGCATCATTGCATCGACTGAATTCAACAGGTTTCGTCTTGTTGGagagtttgtctgttttctctaCAGCTGAAATGAGCCAGAGCAGAAAAATGACAGTCCTCATCCCGATCATGCTCACGAACACTCTGTGCTCAGAGAGGATTTACGCTGAGGACGAGTCTCTTTGTTCTCTAATGATGCGCTAATCATCAGTGAGACGACTTGATCCTCCTGCGCTAACTCTCCCTGCACCTGGTGGGAcgagcacagagctgctgacggCGTGTGAACGGTTCTCATGCAAATCACTGAACAGGAAAAAGGTTTCAGGAGAAATCCATATTTCATACACAATATCTATAGTGAGGAATGCAACTGTATGATGCTACTGTAAGAAGTTACTGCAAGATGCTAATTTACGATGCTACTGTACAATGCTACTGTAACATGCTACTGTACGATGCTACTTTAAGAAGCTACTGTacgatgctactgtacagtacgatGCTACTGTACGATGCTACTGTacgatgctactgtacagtacgatGCTACTGTaagatgctactgtacagtacgatGCTACTGTacgatgctactgtacagtacgatGCTACTGTaagatgctactgtacagtacgatGCTACTGTacgatgctactgtacagtacgatGCTACTGTACAATGCTACTGTAACATGCTACTGTACAATGCTACTGTAAGAAGCTACTGTACGATGCTACTGTAAAAAGTTACTGCAAGATGCTAATTTACGATGCTACTGTACAATGCTACTGTAACATGCTACTGTATGATGCTACTGTAAGAAGTTACTGCAAGATGCTAATTTACAATGCTACTGTACGATGCTACTGTACGATGCTACTGTACGATGCTAATGTACGATGCTACTGTAAAATGCTACTGTACGATGCTACTGTACGATGCTACTGTACGATGCTACTGTACGGGTCAGTCGATGAAGCTCTGACAGAGCATCAGCTCAGCACATGAGCGCTCGTGAGCAGACTTCCTGCTTCCGGGCATCTGAGGACGCCATCGCTCTGCCTTTGATTGAGGCCGGCGTCACACCTGAAGCGATGCCTTTGTGTCTGTGCGACTTCTCAACCTGCCGCTGTTGTTTGAGTCGGTGCTGAGCTCAGGGGAGGTTTGCTGGTTTCCTGTGTCACCGctcagacagagctgctgatgccACGCGTTCAACGCGTGAAGGCACACGTTGCATTATATTTacagctcagtgtgtttgtgagcacacatacacatgagaACACCATCTTCTGGTTCTGTGCAGATGTTGCTGTCAATAGTTACTCTGAGATTTTAGAGGGGAACTATGAGACCAAAAACCTGCAAACTAAATGGAGATCAGCGTCTGAACATTTTCCTCTTTTGACACAACATTACTTCAGCTCCAGACGCAACTGAGTGACTGAATAAAAATGgccaaaacaggaagtacaggACTGGGTCGAAGCAGCAGCCGCGCCAAGCGTGCGTTTCCTGTGTGCTTTCATGTTATCGAGGCGCTAATGTAGACGAGCGATGACTCAacgcagacaaggatcaggggCTTTTATGCGTTTCACCTGCAGGGCCCAGATTTCATGGCTACTGTAGTGATTTTCCTGGAAAAGCCTGACGGGAAACGCTTCCCCACTGCAGCAGTGACCGCAGATAATGAAAACCAAACAGACTAAAGTGGAAACTGAAGAGCTATTTTCCACAGCTACACAGAGGAGCGCTCTAATTCAGACCAGGCAGGATTTAATACTTTGCCCACAAATCCCCAAAATGTTCCAACAAAAAGTCTGCAGTGACTTTACTGTATATAGCACCAGTGGTGTATTAAAACTAGACGAGACTTCTGATTCatgagctgctgaggctgaatgTGTTTCACCCTCGTAGTAAAAGCAAACATGCTGGGAAATGATGTAAGACAATGACACAGCAGGAAAGTGAAACTAGTCCACAAAGGGAAAACAGGGATAAAGCTCCAGCCCACACGCTGAATTCCCTGGAAAACAACGCCCACGGCCGTGGATCCCTCCTAACATCCCCACAGATACAGACATGTAGTTACTGCATTCTTTTGGCTGCAGACCTGGGTTCAGCCCATTTACCTCGATGAGTCTCTCGAACATGTGAGCCAGCGGCAGGAAGGAAATGAGGCAGTCGTTCTCGTTGGGGCATATGACTTTCTGCAGGGGACAGAAGGAAACGTCAGACGGCCAATTAAAAAAGCAGCGCTGAGGCCTGGAGGTCACGGGGTCACGGAGGTCACGAGGACACGAGGACACTCACGTCGGTGACTTTGAGGAAGCCTGCGAAGTCTGCGATCACGTTGCCGTGGCTCAGCATCACCCCCTTTGGGTTTCCTGTGTGAGGCAGACAACACGTCATGAACACACCTGAACCAGGACCAGACACGCCCGTCTTCTTCTCATGGGAAGAACATGCAGTCTGCATGTAATAACACACTGAACAGGTGCTTTCTCTGAATCCCTGTTTTATGAGTCAACTAATCGTTCCTCTTTCTAGACGTTCCAGCCGTGAAGCGATGTCGCAACGGGCGATGACTGAATTCTCTGGAAACGGAGCCCCACTGGAGACTTAACCCCTCGTTGGAGCGGCCGTCAaacccagcagggggcgctggttGCAGCCGCTTGCAAGGCGACACCAGCTCTGGGGTACACCAGATCCTCGTGTGACCTGTTCGTCTGCAGGACCAGGCTTCACCGCCTGGCACAGAGCCGGGACGTCCACAGGGCCCGTTTAGCGGAGGGAGACGACACCCGGGAAACCGGGCCATTTACAATAAATGCCTTTGATCACGTTTTTAGGTCAGAATttcaggaactgcagctgctctctCTTATACATGAGTGCCCGTGTGGTGAGTGTGGCTGTAGAATGTCAACATTCAGACATTTCAGCTGGAGTTTTGATGTGATCCTTGTGGTTAACCGGCCAAATGTTCGTGCATTTGTTACACAACGCTTTTGTGTGACTGTGCGATAAGTGAGATTTGTAAAAAAAACCTCAACACATTAGTGGTCATGTTCATGTGAACTGGCACCGCCGCCTGTGTCAGCTGACTTACAGGAAACCAAGACTGAGCCGAGGCTGAGTTCACAGACAGACCTGTGTTTAGCATAGAGCCCTGCAGGGACTCGTCAATACACACACCGGTGGCGTTTCCACAGAAAAACGCTGCGCCTGCACTGGCCTGGAAAGGAATGTCATGATTGACACATATAATGAGGTCTGTCCTGTCGGACTGGTTGGCTAATACTCCAAAACACACGGGGTAATGACACATTGTCATTTCATTTAggaattgttttatttattactactGTGGTTGACCTGAGAACCGGTTTGACCTCTGAGGTTAATACTGTTTAAGAGGTCACACAAGTACATGACAGCCTACAATGaatgtagaatagaatttaagtagcttatttctgtgtgtgtcaagGACCTGAACGTTATTCCAGGAAACCCCTGGAGGTGCGGGCGCTGCTTCGTTGTACTGGCCTGTCTTATTATTCCCGGTAAAGTGCAGTACAGTAGGTAAAATGTTTGCAGAGCTCTTCACACTGATCTCTGCAGACTAATTAACAGCCGGGTGTGTCTGCTTCCGCTAAACGCGGCACGTCTCATTTACTTACGGCGACAGAGCAAATATTTCACTTGAGTCCATGTCTAGTCTTGTTCAAACTGTAAAATGCCTTGATTAGTGTAAAGGCTCAACATAGTGGTGTCCACCAGCTGCTTCACTACACAGTCCCATATGTAAACAGGCACTACCTGTGGTTCCGCTGGTG
This Betta splendens chromosome 14, fBetSpl5.4, whole genome shotgun sequence DNA region includes the following protein-coding sequences:
- the acsl6 gene encoding long-chain-fatty-acid--CoA ligase 6 isoform X2, with protein sequence MEKMQAQEMMSGLRIPEMDDISQFFLSLPTSTLVGIGALTAVLTYWLATRPRPITPPCSLQHQSEEVPHEGGGRRSMMGDRTKLLTHYHDDARTMYEVFQRGLRISGDGPCLGSRLPNQPYKWMSYKEVTARAEHVGSGLLHQGCQPNANQFIGVFAQNRPEWIISELACYTYSMVVVPLYDTLGADAIRFIINTADITTVICDKVEKAQVLLENVEREETPGLRRIILMDAFEPALVERGRSCGVHVQAMQEVEALGREHHRHPIPPAPDDLSIVCFTSGTTGNPKGVMLSHGNVIADFAGFLKVTDKVICPNENDCLISFLPLAHMFERLIESVVYCHGGRIGFYQGDIRLLPDDMKALRPTIFPVVPRLLNRMYDKIFSQANSSWKRWLLNFAAKRKSAEVSCGIIRNDSMWDKIFFSKIQNSLGGRLRMIITGAAPTSPTVLGFLRAALGCQVYEAYGQTECTAGCTYTTPGDSTTGHVGAPLPCNLIRLVDVPEKNYFAAKGEGEVCVKGPNVFKGYLKDPERTAETLDPDGWLHTGDIGKWLPNGTLKIIDRKKHIFKLAQGEYISPEKIENIYIRSQPVAQLYVHGDSLQSCLVGIVVPDPEVMPEWAKKKGMLGTYKDLCKNTELKKAILEDLVRLGKASGLHSFEQVKNIYIHNELFSIENGLLTPTLKAKRPELKEYFKKKIDQLYSSISM